In a single window of the Raphanus sativus cultivar WK10039 chromosome 9, ASM80110v3, whole genome shotgun sequence genome:
- the LOC130499459 gene encoding uncharacterized protein LOC130499459 isoform X1, producing MFARNIRLRKEYLYMKNLEGEERRLYEKKRKIREALQEGKPIPTELRNEEAKLREEIDLEDQNTSVVPGSHIDDEYAKATEKDPKILMTTSRDPSAPLTRFVKELKNVFPNAKRMNRGSQVISEIIEMARSHDYSDVIFVTENRGRPDGLIVSHLPFGPTAYFQLLNVVTRYDIQSKKATGKMSEQYPYVIFDNFTSQMGKRVGSMLKHMFPVPKLDARRIVTFRNKSDYISFRNHVYDKGEGGPKSIELKEVGPRFELRLYQVKLGTMEQEEAEMEWVLRPYMNSAKKRRFIGQ from the exons ATGTTTGCCAGGAACATTAGATTAAGAAAGGAGTATCTCTACATGAAAAACTTGGAAGGTGAAGAGCGTCGGCTCTATGAGAAGAAGCGGAAGATAAGGGAAGCCCTGCAAG AAGGGAAGCCGATTCCTACTGAGCTCCGAAACGAGGAGGCGAAGCTTCGtgaggagattgatcttgaagatcAAAACACCTCCG TAGTTCCAGGGAGTCATATTGATGATGAATATGCAAAAGCAACGGAAAAAGATCCCAAGATTTTGATGACTACGTCTAGGGATCCAAGTGCTCCTCTAACGCGATTCgttaag GAGTTGAAGAATGTATTTCCTAACGCCAAGAGAATGAATCGTGGTAGTCAG GTCATTTCTGAGATTATTGAGATGGCGCGTTCGCATGATTATAGTGATGTGATATTTGTTACTGAGAACCGTGGTAGGCCTGATGGCCTTATCGTCTCTCATCTCCCATTCGGACCAACTGCTTACTTTCAATTACTTAATGTG GTAACAAGGTACGATATCCAAAGCAAGAAAGCAACGGGGAAGATGTCTGAGCAATATCCTTACGTCATTTTTGACAACTTTACAAGCCAG ATGGGTAAAAGAGTTGGGAGCATGTTAAAACACATGTTCCCAGTTCCAAAACTGGATGCAAGACGTATAGTTACTTTCCGTAATAAATCTGATTATATTTCTTTCAG gaATCATGTGTATGATAAAGGAGAAGGAGGCCCAAAATCGATAGAGTTAAAAGAAGTCGGTCCTCGGTTTGAGTTGCGGCTCTACCAG GTGAAATTAGGAACAATGGAACAAGAGGAAGCAGAGATGGAATGGGTTCTTAGACCCTACATGAACTCTGCTAAAAAACGCCGCTTTATCGGCCAATAA
- the LOC130499459 gene encoding uncharacterized protein LOC130499459 isoform X3, with protein MFARNIRLRKEYLYMKNLEGEERRLYEKKRKIREALQEGKPIPTELRNEEAKLREEIDLEDQNTSVVPGSHIDDEYAKATEKDPKILMTTSRDPSAPLTRFVKELKNVFPNAKRMNRGSQVISEIIEMARSHDYSDVIFVTENRGRPDGLIVSHLPFGPTAYFQLLNVVTRYDIQSKKATGKMSEQYPYVIFDNFTSQMGKRVGSMLKHMFPVPKLDARRIVTFRNKSDYISFRRRRPKIDRVKRSRSSV; from the exons ATGTTTGCCAGGAACATTAGATTAAGAAAGGAGTATCTCTACATGAAAAACTTGGAAGGTGAAGAGCGTCGGCTCTATGAGAAGAAGCGGAAGATAAGGGAAGCCCTGCAAG AAGGGAAGCCGATTCCTACTGAGCTCCGAAACGAGGAGGCGAAGCTTCGtgaggagattgatcttgaagatcAAAACACCTCCG TAGTTCCAGGGAGTCATATTGATGATGAATATGCAAAAGCAACGGAAAAAGATCCCAAGATTTTGATGACTACGTCTAGGGATCCAAGTGCTCCTCTAACGCGATTCgttaag GAGTTGAAGAATGTATTTCCTAACGCCAAGAGAATGAATCGTGGTAGTCAG GTCATTTCTGAGATTATTGAGATGGCGCGTTCGCATGATTATAGTGATGTGATATTTGTTACTGAGAACCGTGGTAGGCCTGATGGCCTTATCGTCTCTCATCTCCCATTCGGACCAACTGCTTACTTTCAATTACTTAATGTG GTAACAAGGTACGATATCCAAAGCAAGAAAGCAACGGGGAAGATGTCTGAGCAATATCCTTACGTCATTTTTGACAACTTTACAAGCCAG ATGGGTAAAAGAGTTGGGAGCATGTTAAAACACATGTTCCCAGTTCCAAAACTGGATGCAAGACGTATAGTTACTTTCCGTAATAAATCTGATTATATTTCTTTCAG GAGAAGGAGGCCCAAAATCGATAGAGTTAAAAGAAGTCGGTCCTCGGTTTGA
- the LOC130499459 gene encoding uncharacterized protein LOC130499459 isoform X2 — MFARNIRLRKEYLYMKNLEGEERRLYEKKRKIREALQEGKPIPTELRNEEAKLREEIDLEDQNTSVPGSHIDDEYAKATEKDPKILMTTSRDPSAPLTRFVKELKNVFPNAKRMNRGSQVISEIIEMARSHDYSDVIFVTENRGRPDGLIVSHLPFGPTAYFQLLNVVTRYDIQSKKATGKMSEQYPYVIFDNFTSQMGKRVGSMLKHMFPVPKLDARRIVTFRNKSDYISFRNHVYDKGEGGPKSIELKEVGPRFELRLYQVKLGTMEQEEAEMEWVLRPYMNSAKKRRFIGQ, encoded by the exons ATGTTTGCCAGGAACATTAGATTAAGAAAGGAGTATCTCTACATGAAAAACTTGGAAGGTGAAGAGCGTCGGCTCTATGAGAAGAAGCGGAAGATAAGGGAAGCCCTGCAAG AAGGGAAGCCGATTCCTACTGAGCTCCGAAACGAGGAGGCGAAGCTTCGtgaggagattgatcttgaagatcAAAACACCTCCG TTCCAGGGAGTCATATTGATGATGAATATGCAAAAGCAACGGAAAAAGATCCCAAGATTTTGATGACTACGTCTAGGGATCCAAGTGCTCCTCTAACGCGATTCgttaag GAGTTGAAGAATGTATTTCCTAACGCCAAGAGAATGAATCGTGGTAGTCAG GTCATTTCTGAGATTATTGAGATGGCGCGTTCGCATGATTATAGTGATGTGATATTTGTTACTGAGAACCGTGGTAGGCCTGATGGCCTTATCGTCTCTCATCTCCCATTCGGACCAACTGCTTACTTTCAATTACTTAATGTG GTAACAAGGTACGATATCCAAAGCAAGAAAGCAACGGGGAAGATGTCTGAGCAATATCCTTACGTCATTTTTGACAACTTTACAAGCCAG ATGGGTAAAAGAGTTGGGAGCATGTTAAAACACATGTTCCCAGTTCCAAAACTGGATGCAAGACGTATAGTTACTTTCCGTAATAAATCTGATTATATTTCTTTCAG gaATCATGTGTATGATAAAGGAGAAGGAGGCCCAAAATCGATAGAGTTAAAAGAAGTCGGTCCTCGGTTTGAGTTGCGGCTCTACCAG GTGAAATTAGGAACAATGGAACAAGAGGAAGCAGAGATGGAATGGGTTCTTAGACCCTACATGAACTCTGCTAAAAAACGCCGCTTTATCGGCCAATAA
- the LOC108823475 gene encoding succinate--CoA ligase [ADP-forming] subunit beta, mitochondrial, with protein MRGLVKKLVSRSLSVSGKWQHQQLRRLNIHEYQGAELMGKYGVNVPNGVAVSSLDEVKNAIQQVFPNETELVVKSQILAGGRGLGTFKSGLQGGVHIVKRDQVQDIAGKMLGQVLVTKQTGPQGKVVSKVYLCEKLSLVNEMYFSIILDRKSAGPLIIACKKGGTSIEDLAEKFPDMIIKVPIDVFAGITDEDAAKVVDGLAPKAADRKDSIEQVKKLYELFRKSDCTMLEINPLAETSTNQLVAADAKLNFDDNAAFRQKEIFALRDPTQEDPREVAAAKVDLNYIGLDGEIGCMVNGAGLAMATMDIIKLHGGTPANFLDVGGNASEHQVVEAFKILTSDDKVKAILVNIFGGIMKCDVIASGIVNAAKEVSLKVPVVVRLEGTNVEQGKRILKESGMKLITADDLDDAAEKAVKALAN; from the exons ATGAGGGGATTGGTGAAGAAGCTCGTGTCCAGATCTCTCTCCGTCTCCGGCAAATGGCAGCACCAACAGCTTCGCCGTCTCAACATCCACGAGTATCAG GGAGCAGAGCTGATGGGTAAATACGGAGTAAACGTGCCCAACGGAGTCGCTGTCTCTTCCCTCGATGAAGTCAAAAACGCTATCCAACAAGTTTTCCCTAATGAAACCGAG TTGGTCGTTAAGAGCCAGATCTTGGCTGGTGGAAGAGGTCTCGGGACTTTCAAGAGTGGTCTTCAAGGTGGTGTTCACATTGTCAAACGTGATCAGGTTCAAGATATTGCTG GCAAGATGCTTGGGCAAGTTCTCGTCACCAAACAAACTGGTCCTCAAGGCAAAGTAGTCAGCAAG GTCTACTTGTGTGAGAAGTTGTCACTCGTCAATGAGATGTACTTTTCCATTATTCTCGACCGTAAATCTGCTGGACCG CTTATAATTGCCTGTAAAAAGGGTGGTACCAGCATTGAAGATCTTGCTGAGAAGTTCCCTGACATGATTATTAAG GTACCGATCGATGTATTTGCAGGTATTACAGATGAGGATGCTGCCAAGGTTGTGGATGGTCTGGCTCCAAAAGCTGCTGACAGAAAAGATTCGATTGAACAAGTGAAGAAGCTTTACGAACTCTTCCGCAAGAGTGACTGCACTATGTTGGAA ATCAACCCTCTCGCTGAGACATCCACGAACCAATTGGTAGCTGCTGATGCTAAGTTGAACTTTGATGATAATGCTGCTTTCCGTCAGAAAGAGATTTTTGCCCTTCGTGATCCAACGCAGGAGGATCCACGAGAG GTGGCTGCTGCAAAAGTGGACCTGAACTATATCGGTTTAGATGGAGAGATTGGCTGCATGGTGAATGGTGCTGGATTGGCCATGGCAACCATGGACATCATTAAACTGCACGGTGGGACTCCCGCAAATTTCCTTGACGTTGGTGGAAACGCTTCTGAACACCAG GTGGTGGAGGCGTTTAAGATACTGACATCGGACGATAAAGTGAAAGCAATATTGGTGAACATATTCGGTGGGATAATGAAATGTGATGTGATTGCTAGTGGAATTGTGAATGCTGCTAAAGAG GTGTCACTGAAAGTACCAGTGGTGGTTCGTCTGGAAGGAACAAATGTTGAACAAGGAAAGAGAATCCTCAAGGAAAGTGGAATGAAACTCATAACAGCTGATGATTTGGATGACGCAGCAGAGAAAGCTGTGAAGGCATTAGCTAATTAG
- the LOC108827429 gene encoding LOW QUALITY PROTEIN: puromycin-sensitive aminopeptidase (The sequence of the model RefSeq protein was modified relative to this genomic sequence to represent the inferred CDS: substituted 1 base at 1 genomic stop codon) has product MARLILPCRSSSSLATRFNLLGLISRAPPGPLRSGSLPLRNSAKRLTQYRPFLTSQVTCLSKNQFLSYSVDRYKRDSSRRLICSVATESVEESKMDAPKEIFLKDYTKPDYYFETVDLSFSLGEEKTIVSSKIKVSPRVKGSSAPLVLNGHDLKLLSVKVEGKLLKEGDYQLDSRHLTLPSLPAEESFVLEIDTEIYPHKNTSLDGLYKSSGNFCTQCEAEGFRKITFYQDRPDIMAKYTCRVEADKSLYPVLLSNGNLISQGDVEGGRHFALWEDPFKKPCYLFALVAGQLASRDDTFTTRSGREVSLKIWTPAEDLPKTAHAMYSLKAAMKWDEDVFGLEYDLDLFNIVAVPDFNMGAMENKSLNIFNSKLVLASPETATDADYAAILGVIGHEYFHNWTGNRVTCRDWFQLSLKEGLTVFRDQEFSSDMGSRTVKRIADVSKLRIYQFPQDAGPMAHPVRPHSYIKMDNFYTGKFLFAKKSGILLXAFIWLLFVLGSNLTCLCFLQLMIWFLFSFQVYEKGAEVVRMYKTLLGSEGFRKGIDLYFQRHDEQAVTCEDFFAAMRDANNADFANFLQWYSQAGTPVVKVASSYNAEARTFSLKFSQEIPPTPGQPTKEPTFIPVVVGLLDSSGKDITLSSVYHNGTLQTISSSSTILRVTKKEEEFVFSDISEKPVPSLFRGFSAPVRVETDLSDDDLFFLLAHDSDEFNRWEAGQVLARKLMLNLVSDFQQNKPLVLNPKFIQGLGSVLSDSSLDKEFIAKAITLPGEGEIMDMMAVADPDAVHAVRKFVRKQLASELKTELLKIVENNRSTEAYVFDHPNMARRALKNTALAYLASLEDPAYVELALGEYKSATNLTDQIAALAALAQKPGQTRDEVLADFYNKWQGDYLVVNKWFLLQASSDIPGNVENVKKLLDHPAFDLRNPNKVYSLIGGFCGSPVNFHAKDGSGYKFLGDIVVQLDKINPQVASRMVSAFSRWKRYDETRQALAKAQLEMIMSANGLSENVFEIASKSLAA; this is encoded by the exons ATGGCTCGATTGATACTTCCTTGTCGAAGCTCGTCGTCTTTGGCCACTAGGTTCAACCTTCTCGGTTTGATCTCTCGTGCTCCTCCT GGTCCCTTAAGAAGCGGTTCACTTCCGTTACGTAATTCAGCAAAGAGACTTACTCAATACAGACCCTTTCTTACTTCCCAG GTTACTTGTTTGAGCAAGAATCAGTTTCTATCATATTCTGTCGAT AGATATAAGCGAGACAGCAGCAGGAGGCTGATTTGTTCTGTTGCCACCGAATCAGTTGAAGAATCCAAAATGGATGCACCTAAGGAAATCTTTCTCAAGGACTACACCAAGCCTGATTACTACTTTGAAACT gTGGATCTAAGCTTCTCTCTAGGTGAAGAGAAGACAATTGTTAGCTCCAAGATCAAAGTTTCCCCTCGAGTTAAAG GATCTTCTGCTCCCTTGGTCTTGAATGGGCATGACTTGAAGCTACTCTCTGTCAAGGTTGAGGGGAAGCTTCTAAAG GAAGGGGATTACCAGTTGGATTCTCGTCATCTCACTCTGCCTTCACTGCCGGCCGAGGAGTCCTTTGTTCTGGAAATTGATACTGAGATATACCCCCACAAGAATACTTCACTTGAT GGGCTCTACAAGTCATCTGGGAATTTTTGCACACAATGTGAAGCAGAGGGTTTCCGGAAAATCACATTTTACCAG GACCGTCCTGATATTATGGCGAAGTACACATGCCGTGTTGAAGCTGACAAGTCACTCTATCCTGTACTGTTGTCCAACGGAAACCTCATTTCTCAAGGAGATGTAGAG GGAGGTCGGCACTTTGCCTTATGGGAGGATCCTTTCAAGAAGCCATGCTATCTATTTGCTCTGGTGGCTGGACAGCTAGCGAGCAGAGATGATACATTTACTACACGCTCTGGTAGGGAGGTATCTCTGAAAATCTGGACTCCTGCAGAAGATCTACCAAAGACTGCTCATGCCATGTATTCTCTGAAGGCGGCCATGAAGTGGGATGAAGAT GTGTTTGGCCTTGAGTATGACCTGGATCTCTTCAACATTGTCGCCGTTCCAGATTTTAACAT GGGAGCCATGGAAAACAAGAGTTTGAAC ATTTTTAATTCCAAGCTTGTCCTGGCATCTCCAGAAACTGCAACAGATGCAGATTATGCTGCAATTTTGGGAGTTATTGGTCATGAA TACTTCCACAATTGGACAGGCAACAG GGTGACATGCCGTGACTGGTTCCAACTCAGTCTAAAGGAAGGTCTAACTGTCTTCCGTGATCAG GAGTTTTCATCTGATATGGGAAGCCGTACTGTAAAGCGTATTGCTGATGTTTCAAAGCTCAGGATCTATCAATTCCCGCAG GATGCTGGTCCTATGGCACATCCTGTTCGCCCACATTCATACATCAAG ATGGACAACTTCTACACAGGCAAGTTTCTGTTTGCTAAGAAGTCTGGGATTCTGTTATAGGCTTTCATCTGGTTACTATTTGTATTGGGTTCCAATCTAACGTGCTTGTGTTTTTTGCAACT AAtgatttggtttttgttttcgTTTCAGGTTTATGAAAAG GGAGCTGAGGTTGTGAGGATGTACAAAACTCTACTAGGAAGTGAGGGTTTCCGAAAG GGTATTGATCTTTATTTTCAAAGACATGATGAGCAAGCTGTGACCTGTGAAGACTTCTTTGCTGCTATGCGTGATGCAAACAATGCAGATTTTGCTAATTTCTTGCAATG GTACTCTCAAGCTGGAACGCCAGTCGTCAAAGTGGCATCCTCTTACAATGCTGAAGCTCGTACCTTCTCTTTGAAATTCAG TCAGGAGATACCCCCGACTCCGGGCCAGCCAACAAAAGAACCAACATTTATTCCAGTGGTTGTTGGTCTTCTGGACTCAAGTGGAAAAGACATTACACTTTCCTCTGTTTACCATAATGGTACACTTCAGACCATTTCAAGCAGCAGCACAATCCTTCGAGTGACCAAG aaagaagaagagtttgTGTTCTCTGATATATCAGAAAAACCTGTGCCGTCTCTGTTTAGAGGATTCAGTGCCCCAGTTCGTGTTGAGACTGATCTCTCTGATGATGATCTGTTCTTCCTCTTAGCCCATGATTCAGATGAATTCAATCG GTGGGAGGCAGGTCAAGTTCTGGCAAGGAAGCTCATGCTGAACTTAGTTTCTGATTTCCAACAAAACAAACCATTGGTTCTAAACCCAAAGTTCATTCAGGGTCTCGGCAGCGTGCTTTCTGACTCGAGCTTGGACAAG GAATTTATAGCCAAGGCAATAACATTACCTGGGGAGGGAGAGATTATGGACATGATGGCCGTGGCGGATCCTGATGCTGTTCATGCCGTTAGAAAGTTTGTTAGAAAGCAGCTTGCATCTGAACTTAAAACTGAGCTTCTAAAGATA GTTGAGAACAATAGGAGCACTGAGGCTTATGTCTTTGACCACCCCAATATGGCTAGGCGTGCTTTGAAGAACACTGCTCTAG CTTATCTTGCATCGCTTGAGGATCCAGCATACGTGGAACTTGCATTGGGTGAATACAAGTCGGCCACCAATTTGACAGACCAAATTGCTGCTTTGGCAGCTCTTGCACAAAAGCCGGGTCAAACCCGTGATGAGGTTCTTGCTGATTTCTATAACAAGTGGCAGGGCGATTACTTG GTTGTTAATAAATGGTTCCTCCTTCAAGCATCATCCGACATTCCCGGGAATGTGGAGAATGTCAAGAAGCTTTTGGATCACCCAGCTTTTGATCTGCGCAATCCAAACAAG GTTTACTCGCTCATTGGAGGGTTCTGCGGTTCGCCAGTGAATTTCCATGCAAAAGATGGATCAGGTTACAAGTTCTTGGGTGACATTGTTGTCCAGTTAGACAAAATCAATCCTCAG GTTGCTTCTCGTATGGTATCTGCGTTTTCGAGGTGGAAGCGCTACGATGAAACCCGACAAGCTCTGGCCAAG GCACAGTTGGAGATGATAATGTCAGCTAATGGGTTATCTGAAAATGTATTTGAGATTGCCTCTAAGAGCTTGGCTGCTTGA
- the LOC130499938 gene encoding disease resistance protein RML1B-like, with protein MDLSGSLSLKEVPDLSNATSLKRLNLTGCWSLVEIPSSIGDLHKLEELEMNLCVSVQVFPTLLNLASLESLRMVGCWQLSKIPDLPTNIKSLVVGETMLQEFPESVRLWSHLHSLNIYGSVLTVPLLETTSQEFSLAAATIERIPDWIKDFNGLRFLYIAGCTKLGSLPELPPSLRKLIVDNCESLETVCFPCDTPTTDYLYFPNCFMLCQEAKRVITQQSLRAYFPGKEMPAAEFDDHRSFGSSLTIIRPAICKFRICLVLSPAPDMEEAYFKLLFRIRAKGCPSDDDMLSLDLAKIQGEHLFIFHIEFVEHHEEMVFKFSTSSHEVDVIECGVQVLTDETSRRSNESCSEQVSEDGDDILSDDDKSNEIYEPRVKIFTGYTMFLSLVFTFLLSLISSLILYRFLKN; from the coding sequence ATGGACTTGTCCGGGTCACTGAGTTTGAAGGAAGTCCCTGATCTTTCAAATGCTACAAGTCTCAAGAGATTAAATCTAACAGGTTGCTGGAGTTTGGTAGAGATTCCTTCCTCTATTGGAGACCTTCATAAACTGGAGGAGCTGGAGATGAATTTATGTGTAAGTGTACAGGTTTTTCCGACTCTACTCAACTTGGCATCTCTTGAATCACTCAGGATGGTAGGATGCTGGCAACTAAGCAAAATTCCTGATCTTCCAACCAACATCAAATCACTTGTAGTCGGGGAAACAATGCTACAAGAGTTTCCTGAATCAGTCAGGCTTTGGTCTCACCTTCATAGTCTCAACATATATGGCAGTGTCCTCACAGTGCCACTTTTGGAAACCACGTCGCAAGAATTCTCCCTCGCTGCTGCTACGATTGAGAGGATTCCAGATTGGATCAAAGATTTTAATGGGCTAAGGTTTCTTTACATAGCTGGCTGCACGAAACTTGGATCACTGCCAGAGCTCCCTCCCTCGCTTAGAAAACTAATAGTAGACAACTGTGAGTCACTAGAGACGGTCTGTTTTCCTTGCGACACTCCAACAACTGATTATCTCTACTTCCCCAACTGCTTCATGTTGTGCCAAGAAGCAAAGAGAGTAATCACACAGCAATCATTGAGAGCTTACTTCCCAGGAAAAGAGATGCCTGCTGCAGAGTTCGATGATCATCGATCATTTGGAAGTTCCTTGACCATCATCCGTCCGGCTATCTGCAAGTTTAGGATTTGCCTGGTGCTTTCTCCTGCACCGGATATGGAAGAAGCTTATTTCAAATTACTGTTTCGCATACGTGCAAAAGGTTGTCCCAGTGATGATGACATGCTTTCGTTAGATCTCGCTAAAATCCAAGGGGAGcatctttttatatttcacattgaGTTTGTTGAACATCACGAGGAGATGGTGTTCAAATTCAGCACCTCATCCCACGAAGTCGACGTTATTGAATGCGGTGTACAGGTCTTGACAGATGAAACCAGCAGAAGAAGCAATGAATCTTGTTCAGAACAAGTGTCTGAAGACGGGGATGATATTCTATCGGATGATGATAAGAGCAATGAGATTTATGAACCCAGAGTAAAGATATTTACGGGTTATacaatgtttctttctttagtttttacGTTCCTTTTGAGTTTGATTTCAAGTCTAATTCTGTATAGATTCCTAAAGAACTAA